In one window of Pseudopipra pipra isolate bDixPip1 chromosome 27, bDixPip1.hap1, whole genome shotgun sequence DNA:
- the KLHL26 gene encoding kelch-like protein 26 isoform X3 has product MNPRICLGGSHLPNLEQSGFAPCLVLCVQREHPFLAGGGCFLLPPAADQSSRQESERSLTRCGSAPSKLFPLPPWEEPEWTDNSWLTDMADKNSTLKCTFSAPGHSTTLLQGLASLRAQAQLLDVILTINNEVFQVHKVVLAACSDYFRAMFTGGMREASQDVIELKGVSAKGLKHIIDFAYSAEVTLDLDCIQDVLGAAVFLQMVPVVELCEEFLKSAMSVETCLNIGQMATTFSLSSLKESVDAFTFRHFLQISEEEDFLHLPLERLVFFLQSNKLKSCSEIDLFRAAVRWLQHDPARRASASRVLCHIRFPLMKSSELVDSVQTLDIMVEDVLCRQYLLEAFNYQILPFRQHEMQSPRTAIRSDVLSLVTFGGTPYTDNDRTVSAKVYCLPDAGGRQFKELTEMEVGSSHSCVAVLDNFVYLVGGQQLQYRSGEGAVDVSYRYDPHLNRWLRIQAMQESRIQFQLNVLHGMVYATGGRNRSGSLASVEKYCPKDNEWTYVCSLKRRTWGHAGATAGDRLYISGGYGISVEDKKALHCYDPAADQWEFKTPMNEPRVLHAMVSANGRIYALGGRMDHVDRCFDVLAVEYYVPETDQWTTVSPMRAGQSEAGCCLLEKKIYIVGGYNWHLNNVTSIVQVYNTETDEWERDLHFPESFAGIACAPVILPQAPSQR; this is encoded by the exons ATGAATCCCCGGATCTGTCTGGGTGGATCTCACCTGCCCAACCTGGAGCAGAGTGGGTTTGCTCCGTGTCTGGTGCTCTGTGTCCAGAGGGAACATCCTTTCCTTGCTGGTGGTGGATGTTTCCTCCTTCCACCTGCAGCAGATCAAAGTTCCAGGCAGGAGAGCGAGAGGAGTTTGACACGATGCGGATCCGCTCCCTCCAagctcttccctcttcctccatGGGAAGAGCCCGAGTGGACAGACAATTCTTGGCTCACAGA CATGGCTGACAAGAACAGCACCCTGAAATGCAcgttctctgctcctggccaCAGCACCACTCTGCTGCAGGGACTGGCCTCGCTCCGAGCTCAGGCTCAGCTGCTTGATGTCATCCTCACTATAAATAATGAAGTGTTTCAGGTTCATAAAGTTGTCTTGGCTGCCTGCAGTGACTATTTCAG GGCAATGTTCACGGGCGGGATGAGAGAGGCCAGCCAGGACGTGATCGAGCTGAAAGGTGTGTCTGCAAAGGGCCTGAAGCACATCATCGACTTCGCCTACAGCGCCGAAGTGACTCTCGATCTCGACTGCATCCAGGACGTGCTGGGAGCCGCCGTCTTCCTCCAGATGGTGCCCGTCGTGGAGCTCTGCGAGGAGTTCCTGAAGTCTGCCATGAGCGTGGAGACGTGCCTCAACATCGGGCAGATGGCCACCaccttcagcctctcctccctgAAGGAATCCGTGGACGCCTTCACTTTCAGGCACTTCCTGCAGATCTCCGAGGAGGAGGATTTCCTCCACCTGCCCCTGGAGCGCCTGGTGTTCTTCCTGCAGAGCAACAAGCTGAAGAGCTGCAGCGAGATCGACCTGTTCCGCGCCGCCGTGCGCTGGCTGCAGCACGACCCCGCGCGCCGCGCCAGCGCCAGCCGCGTCCTGTGCCACATCCGCTTCCCGCTCATGAAGTCCTCGGAGCTGGTGGACAGCGTGCAGACCCTGGACATCATGGTGGAGGACGTCCTGTGCCGCCAGTACCTGCTGGAGGCCTTCAACTACCAGATCCTGCCCTTCCGGCAGCACGAGATGCAGTCCCCGCGCACGGCCATCCGCTCCGACGTGCTGTCCCTCGTCACCTTCGGCGGGACGCCCTACACGGACAACGACCGCACCGTCAGCGCCAAGGTCTACTGCCTGCCCGACGCGGGCGGCCGCCAGTTCAAGGAGCTCACGGAGATGGAGGTGGGCAGCAGCCACTCCTGCGTGGCCGTGCTGGACAACTTCGTCTACCTGGTGGGCGGGCAGCAGCTGCAGTACCGCAGCGGGGAGGGGGCCGTGGACGTCTCCTACCGCTACGACCCGCACCTCAACCGGTGGCTGCGCATCCAGGCCATGCAGGAGAGCAGGATCCAGTTCCAGCTGAACGTCCTGCACGGCATGGTGTACGCCACGGGCGGCAGGAACCGCTCGGGGAGCTTGGCCTCCGTGGAGAAGTACTGCCCCAAGGACAACGAGTGGACCTACGTGTGCTCCCTGAAGCGCAGGACGTGGGGCCACGCCGGGGCCACGGCGGGGGACAGGCTGTACATCTCGGGGGGCTACGGGATCTCCGTGGAGGACAAGAAGGCCCTGCACTGCTACGACCCCGCCGCCGACCAGTGGGAGTTCAAGACGCCCATGAACGAGCCCAGGGTGCTGCACGCCATGGTCAGCGCCAACGGCCGGATCTACGCCCTGGGCGGGCGCATGGACCACGTGGACCGTTGCTTCGACGTGCTGGCCGTGGAGTATTACGTGCCCGAGACCGACCAGTGGACCACGGTGAGCCCCATGCGCGCCGGGCAGTCGGAGGCCGGCTGCTGCCTGCTGGAGAAGAAGATCTACATCGTGGGGGGTTACAACTGGCACCTGAACAACGTCACCAGCATCGTGCAGGTCTACAACACCGAGACCGACGAGTGGGAGAGGGACTTGCACTTCCCGGAGTCCTTCGCCGGGATCGCCTGCGCTCCCGTCATCCTGCCGCAGGCGCCGAGCCAGAGGTGA
- the KLHL26 gene encoding kelch-like protein 26 isoform X1, which produces MAESGGAEFGAERPSSMADKNSTLKCTFSAPGHSTTLLQGLASLRAQAQLLDVILTINNEVFQVHKVVLAACSDYFRAMFTGGMREASQDVIELKGVSAKGLKHIIDFAYSAEVTLDLDCIQDVLGAAVFLQMVPVVELCEEFLKSAMSVETCLNIGQMATTFSLSSLKESVDAFTFRHFLQISEEEDFLHLPLERLVFFLQSNKLKSCSEIDLFRAAVRWLQHDPARRASASRVLCHIRFPLMKSSELVDSVQTLDIMVEDVLCRQYLLEAFNYQILPFRQHEMQSPRTAIRSDVLSLVTFGGTPYTDNDRTVSAKVYCLPDAGGRQFKELTEMEVGSSHSCVAVLDNFVYLVGGQQLQYRSGEGAVDVSYRYDPHLNRWLRIQAMQESRIQFQLNVLHGMVYATGGRNRSGSLASVEKYCPKDNEWTYVCSLKRRTWGHAGATAGDRLYISGGYGISVEDKKALHCYDPAADQWEFKTPMNEPRVLHAMVSANGRIYALGGRMDHVDRCFDVLAVEYYVPETDQWTTVSPMRAGQSEAGCCLLEKKIYIVGGYNWHLNNVTSIVQVYNTETDEWERDLHFPESFAGIACAPVILPQAPSQR; this is translated from the exons CATGGCTGACAAGAACAGCACCCTGAAATGCAcgttctctgctcctggccaCAGCACCACTCTGCTGCAGGGACTGGCCTCGCTCCGAGCTCAGGCTCAGCTGCTTGATGTCATCCTCACTATAAATAATGAAGTGTTTCAGGTTCATAAAGTTGTCTTGGCTGCCTGCAGTGACTATTTCAG GGCAATGTTCACGGGCGGGATGAGAGAGGCCAGCCAGGACGTGATCGAGCTGAAAGGTGTGTCTGCAAAGGGCCTGAAGCACATCATCGACTTCGCCTACAGCGCCGAAGTGACTCTCGATCTCGACTGCATCCAGGACGTGCTGGGAGCCGCCGTCTTCCTCCAGATGGTGCCCGTCGTGGAGCTCTGCGAGGAGTTCCTGAAGTCTGCCATGAGCGTGGAGACGTGCCTCAACATCGGGCAGATGGCCACCaccttcagcctctcctccctgAAGGAATCCGTGGACGCCTTCACTTTCAGGCACTTCCTGCAGATCTCCGAGGAGGAGGATTTCCTCCACCTGCCCCTGGAGCGCCTGGTGTTCTTCCTGCAGAGCAACAAGCTGAAGAGCTGCAGCGAGATCGACCTGTTCCGCGCCGCCGTGCGCTGGCTGCAGCACGACCCCGCGCGCCGCGCCAGCGCCAGCCGCGTCCTGTGCCACATCCGCTTCCCGCTCATGAAGTCCTCGGAGCTGGTGGACAGCGTGCAGACCCTGGACATCATGGTGGAGGACGTCCTGTGCCGCCAGTACCTGCTGGAGGCCTTCAACTACCAGATCCTGCCCTTCCGGCAGCACGAGATGCAGTCCCCGCGCACGGCCATCCGCTCCGACGTGCTGTCCCTCGTCACCTTCGGCGGGACGCCCTACACGGACAACGACCGCACCGTCAGCGCCAAGGTCTACTGCCTGCCCGACGCGGGCGGCCGCCAGTTCAAGGAGCTCACGGAGATGGAGGTGGGCAGCAGCCACTCCTGCGTGGCCGTGCTGGACAACTTCGTCTACCTGGTGGGCGGGCAGCAGCTGCAGTACCGCAGCGGGGAGGGGGCCGTGGACGTCTCCTACCGCTACGACCCGCACCTCAACCGGTGGCTGCGCATCCAGGCCATGCAGGAGAGCAGGATCCAGTTCCAGCTGAACGTCCTGCACGGCATGGTGTACGCCACGGGCGGCAGGAACCGCTCGGGGAGCTTGGCCTCCGTGGAGAAGTACTGCCCCAAGGACAACGAGTGGACCTACGTGTGCTCCCTGAAGCGCAGGACGTGGGGCCACGCCGGGGCCACGGCGGGGGACAGGCTGTACATCTCGGGGGGCTACGGGATCTCCGTGGAGGACAAGAAGGCCCTGCACTGCTACGACCCCGCCGCCGACCAGTGGGAGTTCAAGACGCCCATGAACGAGCCCAGGGTGCTGCACGCCATGGTCAGCGCCAACGGCCGGATCTACGCCCTGGGCGGGCGCATGGACCACGTGGACCGTTGCTTCGACGTGCTGGCCGTGGAGTATTACGTGCCCGAGACCGACCAGTGGACCACGGTGAGCCCCATGCGCGCCGGGCAGTCGGAGGCCGGCTGCTGCCTGCTGGAGAAGAAGATCTACATCGTGGGGGGTTACAACTGGCACCTGAACAACGTCACCAGCATCGTGCAGGTCTACAACACCGAGACCGACGAGTGGGAGAGGGACTTGCACTTCCCGGAGTCCTTCGCCGGGATCGCCTGCGCTCCCGTCATCCTGCCGCAGGCGCCGAGCCAGAGGTGA
- the KLHL26 gene encoding kelch-like protein 26 isoform X2 → MAESGGAEFGAERPSRAMFTGGMREASQDVIELKGVSAKGLKHIIDFAYSAEVTLDLDCIQDVLGAAVFLQMVPVVELCEEFLKSAMSVETCLNIGQMATTFSLSSLKESVDAFTFRHFLQISEEEDFLHLPLERLVFFLQSNKLKSCSEIDLFRAAVRWLQHDPARRASASRVLCHIRFPLMKSSELVDSVQTLDIMVEDVLCRQYLLEAFNYQILPFRQHEMQSPRTAIRSDVLSLVTFGGTPYTDNDRTVSAKVYCLPDAGGRQFKELTEMEVGSSHSCVAVLDNFVYLVGGQQLQYRSGEGAVDVSYRYDPHLNRWLRIQAMQESRIQFQLNVLHGMVYATGGRNRSGSLASVEKYCPKDNEWTYVCSLKRRTWGHAGATAGDRLYISGGYGISVEDKKALHCYDPAADQWEFKTPMNEPRVLHAMVSANGRIYALGGRMDHVDRCFDVLAVEYYVPETDQWTTVSPMRAGQSEAGCCLLEKKIYIVGGYNWHLNNVTSIVQVYNTETDEWERDLHFPESFAGIACAPVILPQAPSQR, encoded by the coding sequence GGCAATGTTCACGGGCGGGATGAGAGAGGCCAGCCAGGACGTGATCGAGCTGAAAGGTGTGTCTGCAAAGGGCCTGAAGCACATCATCGACTTCGCCTACAGCGCCGAAGTGACTCTCGATCTCGACTGCATCCAGGACGTGCTGGGAGCCGCCGTCTTCCTCCAGATGGTGCCCGTCGTGGAGCTCTGCGAGGAGTTCCTGAAGTCTGCCATGAGCGTGGAGACGTGCCTCAACATCGGGCAGATGGCCACCaccttcagcctctcctccctgAAGGAATCCGTGGACGCCTTCACTTTCAGGCACTTCCTGCAGATCTCCGAGGAGGAGGATTTCCTCCACCTGCCCCTGGAGCGCCTGGTGTTCTTCCTGCAGAGCAACAAGCTGAAGAGCTGCAGCGAGATCGACCTGTTCCGCGCCGCCGTGCGCTGGCTGCAGCACGACCCCGCGCGCCGCGCCAGCGCCAGCCGCGTCCTGTGCCACATCCGCTTCCCGCTCATGAAGTCCTCGGAGCTGGTGGACAGCGTGCAGACCCTGGACATCATGGTGGAGGACGTCCTGTGCCGCCAGTACCTGCTGGAGGCCTTCAACTACCAGATCCTGCCCTTCCGGCAGCACGAGATGCAGTCCCCGCGCACGGCCATCCGCTCCGACGTGCTGTCCCTCGTCACCTTCGGCGGGACGCCCTACACGGACAACGACCGCACCGTCAGCGCCAAGGTCTACTGCCTGCCCGACGCGGGCGGCCGCCAGTTCAAGGAGCTCACGGAGATGGAGGTGGGCAGCAGCCACTCCTGCGTGGCCGTGCTGGACAACTTCGTCTACCTGGTGGGCGGGCAGCAGCTGCAGTACCGCAGCGGGGAGGGGGCCGTGGACGTCTCCTACCGCTACGACCCGCACCTCAACCGGTGGCTGCGCATCCAGGCCATGCAGGAGAGCAGGATCCAGTTCCAGCTGAACGTCCTGCACGGCATGGTGTACGCCACGGGCGGCAGGAACCGCTCGGGGAGCTTGGCCTCCGTGGAGAAGTACTGCCCCAAGGACAACGAGTGGACCTACGTGTGCTCCCTGAAGCGCAGGACGTGGGGCCACGCCGGGGCCACGGCGGGGGACAGGCTGTACATCTCGGGGGGCTACGGGATCTCCGTGGAGGACAAGAAGGCCCTGCACTGCTACGACCCCGCCGCCGACCAGTGGGAGTTCAAGACGCCCATGAACGAGCCCAGGGTGCTGCACGCCATGGTCAGCGCCAACGGCCGGATCTACGCCCTGGGCGGGCGCATGGACCACGTGGACCGTTGCTTCGACGTGCTGGCCGTGGAGTATTACGTGCCCGAGACCGACCAGTGGACCACGGTGAGCCCCATGCGCGCCGGGCAGTCGGAGGCCGGCTGCTGCCTGCTGGAGAAGAAGATCTACATCGTGGGGGGTTACAACTGGCACCTGAACAACGTCACCAGCATCGTGCAGGTCTACAACACCGAGACCGACGAGTGGGAGAGGGACTTGCACTTCCCGGAGTCCTTCGCCGGGATCGCCTGCGCTCCCGTCATCCTGCCGCAGGCGCCGAGCCAGAGGTGA